In the Ruminococcus sp. OA3 genome, one interval contains:
- a CDS encoding AraC family transcriptional regulator — MRNYDVGVLATSQEYFHVASVFAKKTLFYLISGGDYQCDDAYTVIKGGMPESFYVMLIQKGRLYIEMNGSTYLAPQGTVFVLDSKIDCHYYVRDRLSMQWIQFSGIMVQNFFDMLYENNEHNGPVFYTDDILSMSKKFSFIMNMFAANQINEFLGSLYLHDILTALTLLNPLSQEDTNLSMIEVARYIDKFHSENLTVQNLAKGCNLSVYYFIRAFQQVHGCTPHQYLASVRFDSAKRLLLTSNLSVEKIGEIVGFSSGSNFARAFKKEFGYSPTEFRDYNPSDNFLP; from the coding sequence ATGAGGAATTATGACGTTGGGGTGCTCGCGACTTCCCAGGAATATTTTCATGTCGCAAGTGTGTTTGCTAAAAAAACACTGTTTTATCTGATATCGGGCGGGGATTATCAGTGTGATGACGCTTATACCGTCATCAAAGGCGGCATGCCTGAGAGCTTTTATGTGATGCTGATTCAGAAAGGAAGACTGTACATTGAAATGAACGGCAGTACGTATCTCGCGCCGCAGGGAACAGTCTTCGTGCTGGACAGTAAAATTGACTGCCATTATTACGTCAGGGACCGTCTTTCCATGCAGTGGATCCAGTTCAGCGGTATTATGGTACAGAATTTCTTTGATATGCTGTATGAAAATAATGAACACAACGGCCCTGTATTTTACACCGACGACATCCTGTCCATGTCAAAAAAATTCAGTTTTATCATGAATATGTTCGCAGCCAACCAGATCAACGAGTTCCTGGGCTCCCTTTACCTTCATGATATCCTCACGGCTCTGACTCTGCTCAACCCGCTCTCCCAGGAGGACACCAATCTGAGCATGATCGAGGTCGCCCGCTACATAGACAAATTCCACAGCGAGAACCTGACTGTACAGAATCTTGCCAAGGGCTGCAATCTGTCCGTCTATTATTTTATCCGTGCCTTCCAGCAGGTCCACGGCTGCACCCCACACCAGTATCTTGCAAGTGTCCGTTTTGACAGCGCAAAACGCCTGCTGCTCACAAGCAATCTGAGTGTTGAGAAGATCGGTGAAATCGTCGGCTTCTCCAGCGGCTCCAATTTCGCGCGGGCTTTTAAAAAAGAATTTGGATATTCGCCGACAGAATTCAGGGATTATAATCCCTCAGACAATTTTCTTCCATGA
- a CDS encoding sigma-70 family RNA polymerase sigma factor — MKKQEFMDAVRGAEATMYHVAMSVLKNDADCADAVQEALTIAFEKLHTLKVDAYFKTWIIRILLRECYRIQKKRRNLVPYEEYMQDRKLWEEDRYTDLYLAIMELPQELRVLVTLYYLDGFSVKEVADILQMKEGTVKSRLSRAREQLRVQLGDREGVLC; from the coding sequence ATGAAAAAACAGGAATTTATGGATGCGGTGCGTGGTGCAGAGGCGACGATGTATCATGTGGCGATGTCCGTACTGAAAAATGATGCGGATTGTGCAGATGCTGTTCAGGAAGCACTCACGATAGCGTTTGAGAAGCTTCACACTCTGAAGGTGGATGCGTATTTCAAGACGTGGATTATCCGTATTCTGCTTCGTGAATGTTACCGGATACAGAAAAAACGCAGAAATCTGGTTCCCTATGAGGAATACATGCAGGATAGAAAGCTCTGGGAGGAGGACAGGTATACGGACCTGTACCTGGCGATCATGGAGCTGCCGCAGGAGCTGAGAGTGCTTGTCACACTTTATTACCTGGACGGATTTTCTGTGAAGGAAGTGGCTGACATCCTGCAGATGAAGGAGGGGACGGTAAAAAGCCGTCTGTCCAGAGCCAGAGAACAGCTCAGAGTGCAGCTTGGAGACAGGGAGGGCGTATTATGTTAG
- a CDS encoding DUF1538 domain-containing protein: protein MLLSQTRFLEKLKESLNAVLPIIGIVLLLSFTIAPIPSGILLSFILGAVLLIIGMMFFTLGAEIAMTPMGEKMGTKMARTQNLTAITALCFLLGFMITISEPDLQVLAEQVPSIPNYTLILAVAFGVGVFLVIAVLRMLFSIPLSHLLIVFYTVVFILAFFVPKDFLAVAFDSGGVTTGPMTVPFIMALGIGFSAVRSDKHAENDSFGLVALCSIGPILAVLTLGLLYNPQNTEYVPDAIPDIQNSIELWGHFAHGFPVYIKEIAVSLLPIVVFFGVFQMVSLRLKKRSLLKIVIGIIYTYIGLVLFLTGVNVGFMPAGNYLGQIIAGLPYRLIILPIGMVIGFFIVKAEPAVYVLMEQVEEITSGAISGKAMGTSLSIGVSISLGLAMIRVLTGISIFWFIVPGYAIAILLSFFVPKIFTAIAFDSGGVASGPMTATFLLPFAMGASQAVGGNIVTDAFGIVAMVAMTPLITIQCLGAVYQIQTRRLSSVPDEPASYLDTWEDNDIIDL, encoded by the coding sequence ATGCTGCTGTCTCAGACCAGATTCTTAGAAAAACTGAAAGAAAGCCTGAACGCAGTCCTGCCGATCATCGGTATTGTGCTGCTGTTGAGCTTTACCATCGCACCCATACCGTCGGGTATTCTGCTTTCATTTATCCTGGGCGCTGTGCTGCTGATCATCGGAATGATGTTTTTTACCCTGGGCGCCGAAATCGCCATGACCCCCATGGGGGAGAAAATGGGAACAAAAATGGCCAGAACACAAAATCTTACGGCTATCACGGCTCTCTGCTTTCTGCTTGGTTTCATGATCACAATATCAGAGCCCGACCTGCAGGTACTTGCAGAGCAGGTTCCATCGATTCCAAATTATACACTGATACTGGCTGTAGCCTTTGGCGTTGGTGTATTTCTTGTCATCGCTGTACTGCGAATGCTATTTTCTATTCCGCTGTCTCATCTGTTGATCGTATTTTACACCGTCGTATTTATCCTGGCATTCTTCGTTCCAAAAGATTTTCTTGCGGTCGCCTTTGATTCCGGAGGAGTCACAACGGGACCCATGACTGTGCCGTTCATCATGGCTCTCGGTATTGGTTTTTCAGCAGTCCGGAGTGATAAACATGCGGAGAATGACAGTTTCGGTCTGGTCGCTCTGTGCTCTATCGGCCCTATCCTGGCTGTATTAACTCTCGGCCTGCTTTACAACCCACAGAACACGGAATATGTGCCGGATGCAATCCCTGATATCCAGAATTCCATAGAACTCTGGGGGCATTTTGCACACGGGTTCCCCGTGTATATCAAGGAGATAGCAGTTTCACTTCTTCCAATTGTTGTGTTCTTTGGCGTTTTTCAGATGGTATCACTCCGGCTGAAAAAGAGGTCTCTGCTGAAAATCGTAATTGGTATCATCTATACTTATATCGGTCTGGTTTTATTTTTGACCGGTGTGAACGTTGGGTTTATGCCCGCGGGCAACTATCTTGGACAGATTATCGCAGGACTGCCCTACCGCTTAATCATCCTGCCCATCGGTATGGTTATCGGATTTTTCATCGTAAAGGCAGAGCCCGCAGTGTACGTGCTGATGGAACAGGTGGAAGAGATCACTTCCGGTGCCATTTCGGGAAAGGCAATGGGAACAAGCCTCTCGATCGGTGTCTCGATCTCCCTGGGGCTTGCCATGATCCGGGTTTTGACCGGCATATCCATTTTCTGGTTTATCGTACCGGGTTATGCCATTGCTATTTTACTGTCCTTCTTTGTTCCCAAGATTTTTACGGCGATAGCGTTTGACTCCGGCGGTGTGGCATCAGGTCCTATGACAGCAACGTTTCTGCTGCCCTTCGCAATGGGAGCATCGCAGGCAGTCGGCGGAAATATCGTCACAGATGCATTCGGCATCGTAGCCATGGTTGCCATGACACCGCTTATCACGATTCAATGCCTCGGTGCTGTGTATCAGATACAAACCAGACGGCTTTCCTCTGTTCCGGATGAACCGGCATCTTATCTTGACACATGGGAAGATAATGATATTATTGACCTGTGA
- a CDS encoding DUF4179 domain-containing protein, protein MLERERWEHVAPEVPEEFHARFEQTLGELSRRKTRKVRGIGFRVMVAAAAVCVLASGTVLAAEWFGWNPTILEKFQPSEEQQETLPEEGVIQDVSQTVTHDGVGVTLTQVLHDDYNLYMLCEVQLPDGVQATDDLGFANGLDVLIDGKPAGDICEGSSSGGSGGFIIPENAGSSDTVTYEISYLFGSPVDWSGRTITLTLDALMDYQGVKAPMPDEGTLLAEGPWSFEYTIDGSSDMVRTYEINRTYDFGGYDILINRIEISPLSYKIYADYESAMKVEEDERNTFTYEGDDPGLEIDARLAIRKIVYDDGTQLDYQAEDYFTGGGIYGPDEEKSEYLVIENFTRIIDVDHIESIYLMQGDVEIPLQNS, encoded by the coding sequence ATGTTAGAGAGAGAAAGATGGGAACATGTGGCACCCGAGGTGCCCGAAGAATTTCATGCGAGGTTTGAGCAGACTTTGGGAGAACTAAGCAGAAGAAAAACCAGAAAAGTGCGGGGCATCGGGTTCAGGGTGATGGTTGCGGCGGCGGCCGTGTGCGTACTGGCCTCGGGAACGGTTCTGGCAGCGGAATGGTTTGGATGGAACCCAACGATCCTTGAGAAGTTCCAGCCAAGTGAGGAACAGCAGGAAACACTCCCGGAGGAAGGCGTCATACAGGATGTCAGCCAGACGGTCACACATGATGGGGTTGGCGTTACTCTGACACAGGTGCTGCATGATGATTACAATCTGTACATGCTCTGCGAAGTGCAGCTGCCGGATGGGGTGCAGGCGACAGACGATCTGGGATTTGCAAATGGTCTGGACGTCCTGATTGACGGAAAACCTGCCGGGGATATCTGCGAAGGAAGCAGCAGCGGCGGGAGCGGTGGATTTATCATACCTGAGAATGCCGGGAGCTCTGACACAGTGACATATGAAATCAGTTACCTGTTCGGCAGCCCGGTTGACTGGAGCGGAAGGACGATCACGCTGACACTTGATGCCCTGATGGATTATCAGGGAGTGAAAGCGCCGATGCCTGATGAGGGAACGCTGCTTGCAGAAGGACCATGGTCTTTCGAATATACGATTGATGGAAGCAGTGATATGGTCCGGACATATGAGATTAACCGGACGTATGATTTCGGAGGATATGATATTCTGATCAACCGCATTGAAATTTCACCGCTGAGCTACAAGATATACGCTGACTATGAGAGCGCCATGAAAGTTGAAGAGGACGAGAGAAATACATTTACGTATGAGGGCGACGACCCGGGCCTTGAAATAGATGCAAGGCTGGCGATCCGTAAAATTGTCTATGATGACGGGACACAGCTGGACTACCAGGCGGAAGATTACTTTACCGGAGGAGGAATTTACGGACCGGATGAGGAAAAGTCAGAGTATCTGGTGATTGAGAACTTTACAAGGATTATTGATGTTGATCATATTGAAAGCATTTATCTGATGCAGGGTGACGTGGAAATACCGCTGCAGAATTCGTAG
- a CDS encoding epoxyqueuosine reductase, whose product MDLRTDIEQELYEFVRTYDASGPLQDKWGKPLVGFADVEHPYIRQLPGIVHKLHQMPREVMPDATVIMVYFVPFQPWVAKGNRQGEMASADWAQIYEATNAMFLRLNEHMIRFLESRGYRGAVSPQSTVFYRDELVSHWSFRHFAYAAGLGTFGLNNMLITESGCAGRLNALVTNLDVTAGEPRTEEACLYRRNKSCGVCVSRCPAGALTTEGYDRHRCFAQCLKNAAVYTQFGNSYASTEGEEAADSGSEVCGKCLSGLPCTQRRP is encoded by the coding sequence ATGGATTTACGAACAGATATTGAACAAGAATTGTATGAGTTTGTCCGGACGTATGATGCGTCGGGGCCATTGCAAGATAAATGGGGGAAGCCCCTCGTGGGATTTGCCGATGTGGAACATCCCTATATCAGACAACTTCCAGGCATCGTACATAAGCTCCATCAGATGCCCCGGGAAGTCATGCCGGATGCAACGGTGATCATGGTGTACTTTGTACCGTTTCAGCCTTGGGTGGCAAAAGGAAACAGGCAGGGGGAAATGGCGTCCGCAGACTGGGCACAGATTTACGAAGCAACGAATGCCATGTTTCTCCGATTAAATGAACACATGATTCGTTTTCTGGAATCCAGGGGGTACCGCGGGGCCGTGTCGCCCCAGAGCACGGTCTTTTATCGCGATGAGCTGGTCAGTCACTGGTCGTTTCGTCACTTTGCATATGCAGCAGGTCTTGGGACGTTTGGCCTGAACAATATGCTTATCACGGAATCCGGATGCGCGGGACGGCTGAATGCGCTGGTGACGAATCTGGATGTAACTGCGGGAGAGCCCAGGACGGAGGAAGCATGCCTGTACAGAAGAAATAAAAGCTGCGGCGTCTGTGTCAGCCGCTGTCCGGCAGGCGCTCTGACCACAGAAGGCTATGACAGGCACCGATGCTTTGCACAGTGTCTGAAAAATGCAGCAGTCTACACACAGTTTGGAAACTCCTACGCGTCCACAGAGGGCGAAGAAGCAGCAGATTCAGGCTCTGAAGTCTGCGGAAAATGCCTGTCTGGTCTTCCCTGTACGCAGAGGAGACCATAA
- a CDS encoding P-II family nitrogen regulator → MNEIYLMVVIANRGIREKIISFYKQNNITVTFATLGSGTAHSSVLDYLGMEATEKAVYFSFVTRETWKTLKKELQNKINIDIPGRGIAFIIPLSSIGGKKILEYLTLNQNVIIEEESTLKETTYELLVTIANTGYSDTIMEAARSAYAPGGTIIHAKGTGMEEAKKYLGITLTDEKEIIFIVVRTAQKNGIMKAIMEQAGSKSKAGAIVFSLPVVSTAGLRLMEEDTSE, encoded by the coding sequence ATGAACGAAATCTATCTGATGGTGGTTATCGCCAACCGCGGTATACGTGAAAAAATCATCTCATTTTACAAACAGAATAACATAACAGTCACATTCGCCACACTGGGATCTGGTACTGCACACAGTTCTGTCCTGGATTATCTCGGAATGGAAGCAACGGAGAAAGCCGTTTATTTCTCTTTTGTCACCAGAGAAACCTGGAAGACCCTGAAAAAAGAGCTTCAAAATAAGATCAATATTGATATCCCCGGGAGAGGGATCGCCTTTATTATCCCGTTGAGCAGTATTGGCGGCAAAAAAATCCTGGAATACCTGACCCTGAATCAAAATGTCATTATAGAGGAGGAGAGCACATTGAAGGAAACCACGTATGAACTGCTGGTAACAATCGCAAATACCGGCTATTCCGACACCATTATGGAAGCTGCCAGAAGTGCGTACGCACCCGGCGGGACCATTATCCATGCCAAGGGCACAGGCATGGAGGAGGCTAAAAAATATCTGGGCATCACGCTCACCGATGAAAAGGAAATCATTTTTATTGTTGTGAGGACTGCCCAGAAAAACGGGATCATGAAAGCGATCATGGAGCAGGCCGGTTCAAAGAGCAAAGCCGGGGCCATCGTATTTTCTCTTCCTGTAGTCAGCACAGCAGGACTGAGGCTTATGGAGGAAGACACCTCAGAATAA